One genomic window of Arvicola amphibius chromosome 4, mArvAmp1.2, whole genome shotgun sequence includes the following:
- the Hdac5 gene encoding histone deacetylase 5 isoform X1: protein MLLVPKAQGLVEMLQTIYETESCFSADGMSGREPSLEILPRTPLHSIPVAVEVKPVLPGAMPSSMGGGGGGSPSPVELRGTLAGPVDPALREQQLQQELLVLKQQQQLQKQLLFAEFQKQHDHLTRQHEVQLQKHLKQQQEMLAAKRQQELEQQRQREQQRQEELEKQRLEQQLLILRNKEKSKESAIASTEVKLRLQEFLLSKSKEPTPGSLNHSLPQHPKCWGAHHASLDQSSPPQSGPPGTPPSYKLPLLGPYDSRDDFPLRKTASEPNLKVRSRLKQKVAERRSSPLLRRKDGTVISTFKKRAVEITGTGPGVSSVCNSAPGSGPSSPNSSHSTIAENGFTGSVPNIPTEMLPQHRALPLDSSPNQFSLYTSPSLPNISLGLQATVTVTNSHLTASPKLSTQQEAERQALQSLRQGGTLTGKFMSTSSIPGCLLGVTLEGDTSPHGHASLLQHVLLLEQARQQSTLIAVPLHGQSPLVTGERVASSMRTVGKLPRHRPLSRTQSSPLPQSPQALQQLVMQQQHQQFLEKQKQQQLQLGKILTKTGELPRQPTTHPEETEEELTEQQEALLGEGALTMPREGSTESESTQEDLEEEEDEEEEDEDCIQVKDEEDESGPDEGPDLEESNAGYKKLFTDAQQLQPLQVYQAPLSLATVPHQALGRTQSSPAAPGSMKSPPDQPTKHLFTTGVVYDTFMLKHQCTCGNTHVHPEHAGRIQSIWSRLQETGLLSKCERIRGRKATLDEIQTVHSEYHTLLYGTSPLNRQKLDSKKLLGPISQKMYAMLPCGGIGVDSDTVWNEMHSSSAVRMAVGCLVELAFKVAAGELKNGFAIIRPPGHHAEESTAMGFCFFNSVAITAKLLQQKLNVGKVLIVDWDIHHGNGTQQAFYDDPSVLYISLHRYDNGNFFPGSGAPEEVGGGPGVGYNVNVAWTGGVDPPIGDVEYLTAFRTVVMPIAHEFSPDVVLVSAGFDAVEGHLSPLGGYSVTARCFGHLTRQLMTLAGGRVVLALEGGHDLTAICDASEACVSALLSVELQPLDEAVLQQKPSINAVATLEKVIEIQSKHWSCVQRFATGLGCSLREAQTGETEEAETVSAMALLSVGAEQAQAVATQEHSPRPAEEPMEQEPTL from the exons ATGCTGCTGGTGCCCAAGGCACAGGGGCTCGTGGAGATGCTGCAAACCATCTATGAGACCGAGTCCTGTTTCTCAGCAGATGGCATGTCAGGCCGGGAACCATCCTTGGAAATCCTGCCACGGACTCCTCTGCACAGCATCCCTGTGGCAG TGGAGGTGAAGccggtgctgccaggagccatGCCCAGCTCCatggggggtggaggtggaggtagcCCTAGCCCTGTGGAGCTTCGGGGGACTCTGGCAGGCCCTGTGGACCCTGCGCTACgggagcagcagctgcagcaggagctCCTGGTGctcaagcagcagcagcagcttcagaAGCAGCTCTTGTTCGCCGAGTTTCAGAAGCAGCACGACCACCTGACGAGGCAGCATGAAGTCCAGCTGCAAAAGCATCTCAAG cagcagcaggagatgCTGGCAGCTAAGAGGCAGCAAGAGCTGGAGCAGCAGCGGCAGCGGGAGCAGCAGCGGCAAGAGGAGCTAGAGAAACAgcggctggagcagcagctgcttATCCTGCGCAACAAGGAGAAGAGCAAAGAGA GTGCCATCGCCAGCACCGAGGTCAAGCTGAGGCTCCAGGAATTCCTCTTGTCAAAGTCAAAGGAGCCCACGCCAGGCAGCCTCAACCATTCCCTCCCACAGCACCCCAAATGCTG gggaGCCCACCATGCTTCTTTGGACCAGAGTTCCCCTCCCCAGAGCGGCCCTCCTGGGACGCCTCCCTCCTACAAACTGCCTTTGCTTGGGCCCTATGACAGCCGTGATGACTTCCCCCTCCGCAAAACAG cctctgaaccCAACTTAAAAGTACGTTCGAGGCTAAAACAGAAGGTGGCGGAGAGGAGAAGCAGTCCCCTCCTGCGTCGGAAAGACGGCACTGTTATTAGTACCTTTAAGAAGAGAGCAGTTGAAATCACAGGCACGGGACCTGGGG TGTCGTCCGTGTGTAACAGTGCGCCCGGCTCTGGCCCCAGCTCTCCCAACAGTTCCCACAGCACCATCGCTGAGAACGGCTTTACTGGCTCAGTCCCCAACATCCCCACTGAG ATGCTCCCCCAGCACCGGGCCCTCCCTCTGGACAGCTCCCCAAACCAGTTCAGCCTCTACACGTCTCCTTCTCTGCCCAACATCTCCCTAGGGCTGCAGGCCACAGTCACCGTCACCAACTCGCACCTCACC GCCTCCCCGAAGCTGTCGACACAGCAGGAGGCTGAGAGGCAGGCCCTTCAGTCCCTGCGGCAGGGTGGCACGCTGACTGGCAAGTTCATGAGCACATCATCCATCCCTGGCTGCCTGCTGGGCGTGACATTGGAGGGCGACACAAGCCCTCATGGGCATGCTTCCCTGCTGCAGCACGTTCTGCTGCTGGAACAGGCCCGGCAACAGAGCACGCTTATAGCTG TGCCACTCCATGGGCAGTCCCCATTGGTGACAGGCGAACGCGTGGCCAGCAGCATGAGGACAGTGGGCAAGCTCCCGAGGCACCGACCTCTGAGCCGCACTCAGTCCTCTCCACTGCCGCAGAGTCCCCAGGCCCTGCAGCAGCTGGTtatgcagcagcagcaccagcagttcctagagaagcagaagcagcagcagctgcagctgggCAAG ATCCTTACCAAGACGGGGGAGCTGCCAAGGCAGCCCACCACCCACCccgaggagacagaggaggagctgACAGAGCAACAGGAGGCCTTGCTGGGGGAAGGGGCCCTGACCATGCCCCGGGAAGGCTCCACAGAGAGTGAGAGCACCCAGGAAGAcctagaagaggaggaggatgaagaggaggaagacgaAGACTGCATTCAGGTCAAGGATGAGGAAGACGAGAGTGGTCCTGATGAGGGCCCCGACTTAGAGGAGTCCAATGCTGGTTACAAAAAG TTGTTCACAGATGCCCAGCAGCTACAGCCCCTGCAGGTGTACCAGGCACCCCTCAGCCTGGCCACTGTGCCTCATCAGGCCCTGGGCCGCACCCAGTCCTCACCTGCTGCTCCTGGGAGCATGAAGAGCCCCCCAGATCAGCCCACTAAGCACCTCTTCACCACAG GTGTGGTCTATGACACGTTCATGCTGAAGCACCAGTGCACATGCgggaacacacatgtacacccggAGCATGCTGGCCGCATCCAGAGCATCTGGTCCCGGCTGCAGGAAACTGGCCTGCTCAGCAAGTGTGAG CGGATCCGGGGTCGTAAAGCCACGCTGGATGAAATCCAGACGGTGCATTCTGAGTACCACACCCTGCTCTATGGGACCAGCCCCCTCAACCGGCAGAAGCTGGACAGCAAGAAACTGCTTG GCCCCATCAGCCAGAAGATGTACGCCATGCTGCCTTGTGGGGGCATTGGG GTGGATAGTGACACTGTGTGGAATGAGATGCACTCCTCCAGTGCTGTGCGAATGGCAGTGGGCTGCCTGGTAGAGCTGGCCTTCAAGGTGGCTGCAGGAGAGCTCAAG AATGGATTTGCCATCATCCGGCCCCCAGGACATCATGCTGAGGAGTCCACGGCCAT GGGATTCTGCTTCTTCAACTCCGTAGCCATCACAGCTAAACTCCTGCAGCAGAAGCTGAACGTGGGCAAGGTGCTCATCGTGGACTGG GACATTCACCATGGCAACGGCACCCAGCAAGCATTCTACGATGACCCCTCTGTGCTCTACATCTCGCTGCATCGCTATGACAATGGGAACTTCTTCCCGGGCTCTGGGGCTCCTGAAGAG GTTGGTGGAGGGCCAGGCGTGGGGTACAATGTTAATGTGGCGTGGACAGGAGGTGTGGATCCCCCCATTGGAGATGTGGAATACCTGACAGCCTTCAG GACAGTGGTGATGCCCATTGCCCACGAGTTCTCACCTGACGTCGTCCTAGTCTCCGCTGGGTTTGATGCTGTTGAAGGACATCTGTCTCCACTGGGTGGCTATTCTGTCACCGCCAGAT GTTTTGGCCACTTGACCAGGCAGCTTATGACACTGGCAGGGGGCCGGGTGGTGCTGGCCCTGGAGGGAGGCCATGACTTGACCGCCATCTGTGATGCCTCTGAGGCCTGTGTCTCGGCTCTGCTCAGCGTGGAG cTGCAGCCCTTGGATGAAGCAGTCTTGCAGCAGAAACCCAGCATCAATGCAGTTGCCACACTAGAGAAAGTCATCGAGATCCAGA GCAAACACTGGAGCTGTGTACAGAGGTTCGCCACTGGTCTGGGTTGCTCTCTGCGGGAGGCTCAGACAGGTGAGACGGAGGAGGCCGAGACTGTGAGCGCCATGGCCCTGCTTTCCGTGGGGGCTGAGCAGGCCCAGGCCGTTGCCACTCAAGAGCATAGCCCCAG GCCAGCAGAGGAGCCCATGGAGCAGGAGCCTACCCTGTGA
- the Hdac5 gene encoding histone deacetylase 5 isoform X5, with the protein MPSSMGGGGGGSPSPVELRGTLAGPVDPALREQQLQQELLVLKQQQQLQKQLLFAEFQKQHDHLTRQHEVQLQKHLKQQQEMLAAKRQQELEQQRQREQQRQEELEKQRLEQQLLILRNKEKSKESAIASTEVKLRLQEFLLSKSKEPTPGSLNHSLPQHPKCWGAHHASLDQSSPPQSGPPGTPPSYKLPLLGPYDSRDDFPLRKTASEPNLKVRSRLKQKVAERRSSPLLRRKDGTVISTFKKRAVEITGTGPGVSSVCNSAPGSGPSSPNSSHSTIAENGFTGSVPNIPTEMLPQHRALPLDSSPNQFSLYTSPSLPNISLGLQATVTVTNSHLTASPKLSTQQEAERQALQSLRQGGTLTGKFMSTSSIPGCLLGVTLEGDTSPHGHASLLQHVLLLEQARQQSTLIAVPLHGQSPLVTGERVASSMRTVGKLPRHRPLSRTQSSPLPQSPQALQQLVMQQQHQQFLEKQKQQQLQLGKILTKTGELPRQPTTHPEETEEELTEQQEALLGEGALTMPREGSTESESTQEDLEEEEDEEEEDEDCIQVKDEEDESGPDEGPDLEESNAGYKKLFTDAQQLQPLQVYQAPLSLATVPHQALGRTQSSPAAPGSMKSPPDQPTKHLFTTGVVYDTFMLKHQCTCGNTHVHPEHAGRIQSIWSRLQETGLLSKCERIRGRKATLDEIQTVHSEYHTLLYGTSPLNRQKLDSKKLLGPISQKMYAMLPCGGIGVDSDTVWNEMHSSSAVRMAVGCLVELAFKVAAGELKNGFAIIRPPGHHAEESTAMGFCFFNSVAITAKLLQQKLNVGKVLIVDWDIHHGNGTQQAFYDDPSVLYISLHRYDNGNFFPGSGAPEEVGGGPGVGYNVNVAWTGGVDPPIGDVEYLTAFRTVVMPIAHEFSPDVVLVSAGFDAVEGHLSPLGGYSVTARCFGHLTRQLMTLAGGRVVLALEGGHDLTAICDASEACVSALLSVELQPLDEAVLQQKPSINAVATLEKVIEIQSKHWSCVQRFATGLGCSLREAQTGETEEAETVSAMALLSVGAEQAQAVATQEHSPRPAEEPMEQEPTL; encoded by the exons atGCCCAGCTCCatggggggtggaggtggaggtagcCCTAGCCCTGTGGAGCTTCGGGGGACTCTGGCAGGCCCTGTGGACCCTGCGCTACgggagcagcagctgcagcaggagctCCTGGTGctcaagcagcagcagcagcttcagaAGCAGCTCTTGTTCGCCGAGTTTCAGAAGCAGCACGACCACCTGACGAGGCAGCATGAAGTCCAGCTGCAAAAGCATCTCAAG cagcagcaggagatgCTGGCAGCTAAGAGGCAGCAAGAGCTGGAGCAGCAGCGGCAGCGGGAGCAGCAGCGGCAAGAGGAGCTAGAGAAACAgcggctggagcagcagctgcttATCCTGCGCAACAAGGAGAAGAGCAAAGAGA GTGCCATCGCCAGCACCGAGGTCAAGCTGAGGCTCCAGGAATTCCTCTTGTCAAAGTCAAAGGAGCCCACGCCAGGCAGCCTCAACCATTCCCTCCCACAGCACCCCAAATGCTG gggaGCCCACCATGCTTCTTTGGACCAGAGTTCCCCTCCCCAGAGCGGCCCTCCTGGGACGCCTCCCTCCTACAAACTGCCTTTGCTTGGGCCCTATGACAGCCGTGATGACTTCCCCCTCCGCAAAACAG cctctgaaccCAACTTAAAAGTACGTTCGAGGCTAAAACAGAAGGTGGCGGAGAGGAGAAGCAGTCCCCTCCTGCGTCGGAAAGACGGCACTGTTATTAGTACCTTTAAGAAGAGAGCAGTTGAAATCACAGGCACGGGACCTGGGG TGTCGTCCGTGTGTAACAGTGCGCCCGGCTCTGGCCCCAGCTCTCCCAACAGTTCCCACAGCACCATCGCTGAGAACGGCTTTACTGGCTCAGTCCCCAACATCCCCACTGAG ATGCTCCCCCAGCACCGGGCCCTCCCTCTGGACAGCTCCCCAAACCAGTTCAGCCTCTACACGTCTCCTTCTCTGCCCAACATCTCCCTAGGGCTGCAGGCCACAGTCACCGTCACCAACTCGCACCTCACC GCCTCCCCGAAGCTGTCGACACAGCAGGAGGCTGAGAGGCAGGCCCTTCAGTCCCTGCGGCAGGGTGGCACGCTGACTGGCAAGTTCATGAGCACATCATCCATCCCTGGCTGCCTGCTGGGCGTGACATTGGAGGGCGACACAAGCCCTCATGGGCATGCTTCCCTGCTGCAGCACGTTCTGCTGCTGGAACAGGCCCGGCAACAGAGCACGCTTATAGCTG TGCCACTCCATGGGCAGTCCCCATTGGTGACAGGCGAACGCGTGGCCAGCAGCATGAGGACAGTGGGCAAGCTCCCGAGGCACCGACCTCTGAGCCGCACTCAGTCCTCTCCACTGCCGCAGAGTCCCCAGGCCCTGCAGCAGCTGGTtatgcagcagcagcaccagcagttcctagagaagcagaagcagcagcagctgcagctgggCAAG ATCCTTACCAAGACGGGGGAGCTGCCAAGGCAGCCCACCACCCACCccgaggagacagaggaggagctgACAGAGCAACAGGAGGCCTTGCTGGGGGAAGGGGCCCTGACCATGCCCCGGGAAGGCTCCACAGAGAGTGAGAGCACCCAGGAAGAcctagaagaggaggaggatgaagaggaggaagacgaAGACTGCATTCAGGTCAAGGATGAGGAAGACGAGAGTGGTCCTGATGAGGGCCCCGACTTAGAGGAGTCCAATGCTGGTTACAAAAAG TTGTTCACAGATGCCCAGCAGCTACAGCCCCTGCAGGTGTACCAGGCACCCCTCAGCCTGGCCACTGTGCCTCATCAGGCCCTGGGCCGCACCCAGTCCTCACCTGCTGCTCCTGGGAGCATGAAGAGCCCCCCAGATCAGCCCACTAAGCACCTCTTCACCACAG GTGTGGTCTATGACACGTTCATGCTGAAGCACCAGTGCACATGCgggaacacacatgtacacccggAGCATGCTGGCCGCATCCAGAGCATCTGGTCCCGGCTGCAGGAAACTGGCCTGCTCAGCAAGTGTGAG CGGATCCGGGGTCGTAAAGCCACGCTGGATGAAATCCAGACGGTGCATTCTGAGTACCACACCCTGCTCTATGGGACCAGCCCCCTCAACCGGCAGAAGCTGGACAGCAAGAAACTGCTTG GCCCCATCAGCCAGAAGATGTACGCCATGCTGCCTTGTGGGGGCATTGGG GTGGATAGTGACACTGTGTGGAATGAGATGCACTCCTCCAGTGCTGTGCGAATGGCAGTGGGCTGCCTGGTAGAGCTGGCCTTCAAGGTGGCTGCAGGAGAGCTCAAG AATGGATTTGCCATCATCCGGCCCCCAGGACATCATGCTGAGGAGTCCACGGCCAT GGGATTCTGCTTCTTCAACTCCGTAGCCATCACAGCTAAACTCCTGCAGCAGAAGCTGAACGTGGGCAAGGTGCTCATCGTGGACTGG GACATTCACCATGGCAACGGCACCCAGCAAGCATTCTACGATGACCCCTCTGTGCTCTACATCTCGCTGCATCGCTATGACAATGGGAACTTCTTCCCGGGCTCTGGGGCTCCTGAAGAG GTTGGTGGAGGGCCAGGCGTGGGGTACAATGTTAATGTGGCGTGGACAGGAGGTGTGGATCCCCCCATTGGAGATGTGGAATACCTGACAGCCTTCAG GACAGTGGTGATGCCCATTGCCCACGAGTTCTCACCTGACGTCGTCCTAGTCTCCGCTGGGTTTGATGCTGTTGAAGGACATCTGTCTCCACTGGGTGGCTATTCTGTCACCGCCAGAT GTTTTGGCCACTTGACCAGGCAGCTTATGACACTGGCAGGGGGCCGGGTGGTGCTGGCCCTGGAGGGAGGCCATGACTTGACCGCCATCTGTGATGCCTCTGAGGCCTGTGTCTCGGCTCTGCTCAGCGTGGAG cTGCAGCCCTTGGATGAAGCAGTCTTGCAGCAGAAACCCAGCATCAATGCAGTTGCCACACTAGAGAAAGTCATCGAGATCCAGA GCAAACACTGGAGCTGTGTACAGAGGTTCGCCACTGGTCTGGGTTGCTCTCTGCGGGAGGCTCAGACAGGTGAGACGGAGGAGGCCGAGACTGTGAGCGCCATGGCCCTGCTTTCCGTGGGGGCTGAGCAGGCCCAGGCCGTTGCCACTCAAGAGCATAGCCCCAG GCCAGCAGAGGAGCCCATGGAGCAGGAGCCTACCCTGTGA